In Rhodocyclaceae bacterium, the genomic window CCTGGTGGTAAGGGCTTGGATCAACCACTGGAAGTTCGATGCCCGCGCGGCGACCCGGCTGGCCGCCGGCTCGCCGGAGTTGCAGGCGCGCGCCGATCAGCCCCCGCCGCCGCCGCGCCCGCGCTGATCGGCCAGGTTCGCGCGCATCGCCGGCATCACCGCGACCAGGACCGCGCCCATCAGCACCACCAGCCAGGACAGATAGACCCACATCAGGAAGATCGGTACCGTGGCGAACGCCCCGTAGATCGCGTGGTATCCACCGATGTGCGTGACGTAGAATCCGAACGCGCGCTTGGTCAGTTCGAACAGCACACCCGCGACCAGTCCACCGATGGCGGCATCGCCGAAGCGCACCGGCTGGTTGGGCAGCGCGCGGTAGAGCAGCCCGAAAGCGACGATGGTGAGCGCGAACGGCACCAGGCCCAGCGCGATCAGGACGAGTTCGTCGAGGTAACTGAACCAGCCCATCGACCACGACACGAGCAGCGAGGTGAGCCAGAGCCCGGCGCCGATCAGCATCGGTCCGACCGTCACCAGCATGCCGTACACCGCCAGCCGCGGCGCCCGGCGTCCGACGTTGCCGGTGCGCCAGATGTCATGGAAGGCGCTCTCGATCGTCAGCACCAGCACCATCGCCGTCACGACCAGCACGATCAGGCCGATCGCCG contains:
- a CDS encoding YihY family inner membrane protein; its protein translation is MSANRLPDSLGRPLADCWQVVLLAMARFREARCVDAASNLAFTTLIAIVPLLAIGFAIVSVFPVFGEFTEQLRAFATGTLLPEAADRVVSVYISEFAANAARVSAIGLIVLVVTAMVLVLTIESAFHDIWRTGNVGRRAPRLAVYGMLVTVGPMLIGAGLWLTSLLVSWSMGWFSYLDELVLIALGLVPFALTIVAFGLLYRALPNQPVRFGDAAIGGLVAGVLFELTKRAFGFYVTHIGGYHAIYGAFATVPIFLMWVYLSWLVVLMGAVLVAVMPAMRANLADQRGRGGGGG